In a genomic window of Chrysemys picta bellii isolate R12L10 chromosome 1, ASM1138683v2, whole genome shotgun sequence:
- the JRK gene encoding jerky protein homolog, whose translation MASKIPAKSKGKKRKRVVLTLKQKIDICTRLEKGENRNVLMQEYNVGSSTIYDIKAQKGQLLKFFASCESNKAVEQRHTLHMPKLEQLDSVLYEWFSLKRSEGASISGPMLIEKAKDFYKQMQLTEPCAFSDGWLSCFKLRHGIRKLDVPSEQKSADREAAEKYCEFFRNLIAEHDLSPEQIYNADETCLFWRCLPNSTLAGASESKAAGFKQNKDRLTVLTCANAAGSHKIKLLVIGKYNHPRAFKGVAHLPIVYKAQGNSWMNKEIFYDWFHHVFVPAVKEHFRKISLPEDSKAILLLDNCRAHPHETELVSGNIFTIFLPASVTSLIQPMDQGIIQNMKCYYRRDFLRELINHEGTIQDFQSRYNIKDAIFNVACAWNSVKSETLRRAWIKLWPSVMFAEVSSDEDEFEGFKVRVRKNTFAQILEMVKDTPSSHPINKLHESELEEWVEADKGVEVTHTVVDTEIIETVLNTEKSKDTDKDSEEDDFSEEDKITWGEAASAFDTIIKFAERQPCYTAQEVMQLHMLHSTFMQKRQKTSKQADIRDLVKKAASRVCHGASADSAQSPTPSTATMIIDVDNDDPDGTARS comes from the coding sequence ATGGCATCCAAAATACCAGcaaaaagcaaaggaaagaaaCGTAAGAGAGTTGTGTTGacattaaaacagaaaatagatATTTGTACACGTCTTGAAAAGGGCGAGAATAGGAATGTTTTGATGCAAGAGTACAATGTTGGCTCGTCCACAATATACGACATCAAGGCTCAGAAAGGACAATTGCTCAAATTTTTTGCTAGTTGTGAGTCAAATAAAGCTGTTGAACAACGCCATACTCTGCATATGCCTAAATTAGAGCAACTAGACAGTGTTTTATATGAATGGTTTTCATTGAAACGATCGGAGGGTGCCTCTATATCTggtccaatgctcattgaaaagGCAAAAGATTTTTATAAGCAAATGCAATTGACTGAGCCGTGTGCATTTTCTGATGGATGGCTTTCATGTTTTAAACTTCGTCACGGCATTAGAAAGCTAGATGTACCAAGCGAACAAAAATCGGCTGACCGTGAAGCTGCAGAAAAATATTGTGAATTTTTTAGAAATTTAATTGCTGAACATGATCTATCCCCTGAACAAATTTATAATGCTGATGAAACTTGCCTATTTTGGCGATGCTTGCCAAATTCTACCCTAGCAGGTGCAAGTGAATCTAAAGCTGCTGGTTTTAAGCAGAATAAAGACCGACTAACTGTTCTTACATGTGCTAATGCTGCAGGCTCGCATAAAATAAAACTTTTGGTGATTGGGAAATATAATCATCCTAGAGCTTTCAAAGGTGTTGCACATTTACCTATTGTTTACAAAGCGCAAGGTAATTCATGGATGAACAAAGAAATTTTTTATGATTGGTTTCATCATGTTTTTGTACCTGCAGTGAAAgaacattttagaaaaataagCTTACCTGAAGATAGCAAAGCTATTCTATTGCTAGACAATTGTAGAGCTCACCCTCATGAAACAGAATTAGTGTCTGGTAATATTTTTACCATCTTCCTGCCTGCTAGTGTTACTTCATTGATTCAACCTATGGACCAGGGCATCATCCAGAATATGAAATGTTATTACAGAAGAGATTTCCTGAGAGAGTTGATCAATCATGAAGGCACTATACAGGATTTTCAATCTCGTTATAATATAAAAGATGCAATTTTTAATGTTGCTTGTGCCTGGAATTCTGTTAAAAGTGAAACATTAAGGAGAGCTTGGATAAAATTGTGGCCTAGTGTTATGTTTGCAGAAGTGTCTTCTGATGAAGATGAATTTGAAGGCTTTAAAGTAAGAGTTAGAAAAAATACATTCGCACAAATTCTTGAAATGGTGAAGGATACTCCTTCTTCACACCCCATCAACAAACTTCATGAAAGTGAGCTAGAAGAGTGGGTTGAAGCTGACAAGGGGGTTGAAGTGACACATACTGTTGTTGATACAGAAATAATAGAGACTGTTTTGAATACTGAAAAGTCAAAGGACACTGATAAAGACAGTGAAGAAGATGATTTTAGTGAAGAGGACAAAATAACTTGGGGAGAGGCTGCTTCAGCTTTTGATACAATAATTAAATTTGCAGAAAGGCAGCCATGTTATACTGCCCAGGAGGTTATGCAATTGCACATGCTGCactctacttttatgcaaaagaggcagaagacaagtaaGCAAGCTGATATAAGGGATTTAgtcaaaaaagcagcttccagggtgtGTCATGGGGCCAGTGcagattcagcccaatctcctACACCTTCTACAGCTACAATGATAATTGATGTTGATAATGATGACCCTGACggcactgcaagatcctga